TGTAATTCTATCCAACTTTACTATTTTAAACTATTTGTCTTCTTTATTTTTAGAATTAGATAGTGGAGAACAGTAAAGCAATGATGGAGAAGGACAGGAGGATATCATGATATGTCGGAGCACTGCCCACAAAAATTGACATTGATAACTATAACTTCTGGTCATTTTTACTCAATATGGATTATAATCTAACAACAGCCTATCATACAGTACATATCATAATTAATATACAAATTTCTAGGGCAATAGATAATCAAATTACACATTTATGGCAAATAAAAGGGCTTTCAGTATTATTCTAAAAACCTTCAGGTACAAGGTTAAAATTGTATCATCTTTGTAACAAAGCTTAATTCTAATACATGGCACAGAATTTCATGAAACCCTTTTATGAATAATTCACTGTTCCTCACCAGAAGTGGAGGAGGGGAGGGGCCAGGAGAGAAAGGCACACGTCCCCACATCTTGATAACTTCACCCAAGGGCTGAAATCCCTCATCACAGCCACGTTTGACCAGCAGGTTCATGGTGAAATACCCCGCTTGAAACCACTCACACATCTCCACTGTAGTGAATGGACCTGAAAGACAGACAACCAAGACAGCTCAACATTTTAGGCTgtaatgaaaacagaaaacatcCACTTATGAACGAGGATGTGGTAGTGAGCATTACCTTGAATCTCCCCTTGTGGGTCTTTGTAGAACCACTTCATTGCGGACTCGTGAGAAAGGGGTAGGGCACTAGCGGAGTGCGGGAGTGTGTGTGGGGTGGAGTGAGAGAGCGTGTGTGTATTcgggtgtgagtgagtgtgtgccGCGTTGATGTGGCTCTCCTGAAGAGCTTGAGTGAAACATTCCTCTTCAAGGGACGTGTCTTGCAGAGACGCCACCATCTTCTCAGCCTCCTttaaaagagatttttttttttactttgcacTTCTATCATAAGAACATAGAGCAACAAAAAtaagcaaacacacacagacctgcTGAAGGTGCTTCATGCCATCTTCCTCCTCAGTGTCTCCCCCTACTGTTGGAAGATCATTACCAGTGGTTGACGGAGGAGAGGTGCTCTGCGTCTGAGGTGTGGTGCCAACTGCTGGAGCTGAATTTATAAgaacaaatgcagccttaatcCGGAGTGTGTTGCATGGCAAATTCTTGAAACAAATATGAAAAAGGCTTAAAGTGAAAAAGAGTGAAAGCAAGAGAAAGGAAAGAGTACCTTCAGATGGCTGGGGTGCAGGTTTGGAGGGGGGAGGGACTATGGGTTTGGGAGTCTCTTGCTCTGAAGGGTGCACAGGAGCAGGAGCAGACACAGCATGAGGAGATGATGACTTCCTGTCTCCATCACACACAGCTGTTGCCTCACACTCTTCAGCTAAAATAAGAAGAGACAAATTTAGAAAACTGTTAAAAAAAGTGAGAAAACATTTCAGCATGAGAAATGGAAGTCGCTAATGGTTTAATGTCAAGGGCAAGAGCCATTTCCTGTTAAATGTACCAGATAGAGAATCAATCAAATGAGCTTCTGGTATACTACAGGTTTTCTTACATTTATCAGCAGGGCTGTCTGTCTTCTCCTGACcaccttcctcttcctcctccagAGCCTCAAATTCCAGTTCCTGGTCTTCGGGGATTGCATCTCTGGAGTTTTTCTGAATGGACACAGAAACTTAATTTAATCTATTTGTTTTACTAATTTAACAGGAAGTTACTTAACAGTCATGTGCAagaatgcattttaactttaaCCTAACAAAATCATATTTGAAGAGCGAACCTTGATGCACATAAAGGCTCCAGAAGAATCAAAGGTTCCCATCTCTCCCTCTTCTTCATCGGTGCACCATTCAGGCAGGCCATCTCGCTCTTCCTCTCCTCCCTCACTTCCAGCCCTTCTCCGTCCACCTTCACCGTCTCGGAAGTCAAAGTCAAACTTCCTACGACGGCCTTCCCCACTGCTATGATCCCGCCAACCTGCTGAACGAGGACCCCCGTCTagatgagagaaaaaaaacagtttaaatatagctgcgacCAGCAATTACCATGGTTCAAGCGCTTTAAGGCATTTATTGCTTCTATTCAGTTGGGGTCTAGGCCAACacgaaataaaataaataagccACAATGCGTAACACACAGATGTAGgacaaaaacaataacattcACAACAATGGTACTCCACGGTGGCTGATTTCTTTCCAATTTCTCATGGGCCTCTAGGCCAGTaagtcaaacaggcccagcgagtttcgttccgatctgCTTCACAGCACCTTGGACCAATACACTGCGTGCCAGTTATCAATCGGACTGACTGTTGCCTAGCTATAGCCGCTTTAGTGgggtttttctttcttcattttatagcaccaccaagtggccagtagCCACATCCTTTTTCAGGTGACCACAGACTGAGCCCGTACACaggtgtaccaagtttggtgaaatTATCTCATTCTGTTCAAGAGTGATAGCAGTTTTAGTAAAACTGGCCACGCCTACTTCAAACATCTTTGTGTCCTGTCAGGGACATAaattgaaatttcaactttttattattattattattattattattgaaaataAGATTCCAGAGAAATTTTTATGAACTGCTTTGGTTCTGATtgggtttttcaaaaaaaaaaaaaaaaaaaaatccttgcttgagccaaggattccaacaatataagacacttgagcctGCGATTAACAGTTAAGGAGTTATGAGCGATTTTATACTtttgatcgctgtagcaccACTGTCTGGCCAAATGGGGTGAGCCTTGGTGACGTTGTAGACAGGGTGGGTACTACCATCCCCCAAAGTTTCAAGCCTCTACAGCTTAAGGTTTGGTCCGCCCGGTCACTTTaaaaaatcctaacaattacaataaggtttcagcactacgtgcatAAATCcctaaaaaagaaataaaataatttaaatatttacaaaaaaacaaaaacaacaacaaaggaATGTACCTTCACGACGACTTCCAGCAATCCTCCAGCTTCCGCCAGGTTCTGCTGCATCATCGTCCTCCTGCTCCTCTCTGAGCGTACGCCAGTTATCGCTGTCTGAGCGTGCGTATTCCTTCCTTCCTCCTGCTCCGCCCTCCTCAAATCCACCACGCCCACCTTCACGCCTCAAGGGCTTTTCAAAGCGCCTCTCACCTCTGAAACagcaaatattatattaatgatCAGCACAAGAGAACATGAACATCTCTCACTTATACTTAAGTTATTCTACATTCTGCACCAACATCTTAATGAATTCAAGTTATACAAATGCATGTTACAAGTATACTGATATTCAAATAGATATGTGAATTGTATATTTTACTTACAAATGCACAAATGAATGTTAAACCCACCTGTCATCCCAGCTCTGGCTGCGGTGCATCTCTCGTCCTCGGCCAAACCCGACATCTTCATCCACACTTCTTTGGTAGAATCCGCCTTCTCCTCTGCCTCTCCCTACAGAcagacaaaatattaaaaatatatatttttaaatattattctattaataataataataattattatataataatataataaatgtacacattatttatatatatatatatatatatatatatatatatatatatatatatatatatatatatatatatatatatatatatacatacacacacacatttattaaatattatatttttttttgggaaGAGATGGAATGTGACCTTgacatttctttgtaattattctgtaattattaaaaaaaaaaaaaaaaagatgaaacttATGTAGCTGGAAAGACGATCTTCACTGtagtctcacacacacacacacacacacacacacaaatcaaattttatattcatgtccatactgaaattatttaataaagcaATCATGTAATTTCTGTACTTGCATCACAGAATTGGAAAAACAATCACCATTTTCTACCAGGTTTTCTAACCACTCACTCGCCCCATCAGCTAAACAGATCAGTCCTGTTCCAAATTCACACCAATGGTCACAACCCACCTCGACCTCCTCGAGTGCTTCCACGCCCTCTAGCTACACCTGTTGGTACAGCACCACCTCCTTTACCCATAAGCCTTAGCACAGCCACACTGTTCACAGACATGGAGAAGTTTCTCTGAAAGGTGAgagaaattaaaagaaaaacatgaatgaTATGTTacatgtttacaactgtgattggctacaatgatcaatgcatgggaacgtttgaaagcaggcatctatcagcAGACAGGTTTTGACAACTCTAGATGAAATTAGCTTCTTGTGATCGCTACAAGATCAGGGAAGGCAGAGGAGTGAAGACTCACCTGCTCCTCTTCAGTCAGGGGCACCAAGGCCAACGGCTGCTGAGGCTCATCCTGCAGGATAGCAGCAAACTCCTTATCCTGCATGTCCTCAGGGATCTTAAACGAACAAAATCTCAGTTAAGTCATGTAATGGAGAAAAACGTATTAACTCTTACCGACTACTATAATGAATAGAACAGGCGGCCTGTGCGGTTTAATTGATTTGACTTTTACTGCAGGTGCCGTGAATCCCTCACCTTGTTATCTTTGACATAAAGTGCTAACATCTCCTCGCGGCCATAGCGGTAGTCGGCCAACTTGGACTTTGGCATTGCAGGGGAAGGGGGAGGGGACGTCACACTCCCCCCTCTGGATAGTGCACGGAGCCTGAAGCAAGCAGACGCCATCGTGATTATTTACATCATGCATTTATACACAAATAATCATTCTGGATTTAATATTGTGTATAAGCAGACAGAGAGATTGatcttttatttaataaaaaattatctaaattaaaaaaaaaaaaaatcacaaattacACAAAAAGGGGAAACATCTGTTTCCTTCTGCTGACACTTATAGGGGAAgtaagacagaaaaaaaaaaaattcacccagAACATAATGTGGCAGTTCATAAATTTACAGCACACTAAATATTCCTCACAAAAGGATAACAATAAGGCAAATCAGATTATccaacatatttttaaatgtgtttaacagGGCAAAACAATTTTAACTTTATGTACTTCAGTCATGTTTTTAGATCAATGGAAGAAAAATGTGTTCCTCCAACATACTGCCAAAATGTCCAAATCCTTTATCTCTCAATCATCAAAGTGCAAAAAAGTGCATATGTTTGAAGTGCAAAAACACTCTGCAAGTGCCAAAAGCAAGTAAACATTGATTTTGGCGAGAGTTACTGGCCAGAGGGTTGGTAACTGTACTGTACTTAAGGTAAGAGTTTATTTCCATAAATGGAGACCTGCAAAATAAAGCACATTCATTTGAATTCATACCATCTGAAATGCATATATTACCATTCTGGACCGAAGTTAAGTGTCTCAGCAGTCATATTCTGGGTGTCCAGAGGGCTCAAGGTTTCTGTTATTAAATGACAAGTCAAAGTCTCATTTATCAATCAACATACACACATCAAAATATGAGATGttattaatataaaacaatacaacaagAATATCATGGGCGGTGCTTACCTTGTCCAAAGAACAGGACCAGGATGAAAGGGGGGGACAGGAATGAGGTGGTTCTGTCAGAGCTTGTACGGTGGTTCTGTGTGCTGAGGTGGACTTGGTAATTCTAAACTCTGTATGAATATTATAATAGCTGCCAGTTTCAGGGAAATAAAGGCTGATGAATACCTAGCCAGATATAAGAGCTCCAAAAGATGGCACACCACCCTAATGTGCCAGTAACTTcagatcttttaaaaaaaaagattcagtaAATTGAAAACACTTCAGAGAGAAAAAACACACTATGTTTAAGAATTTGTGGCAGCATAAATAACAGCAACTGCTGTTGGACAAAATCTTTCAGGGCAGTTTGTAATGCCGTAACTAACTATTGCTGGGTAACTCTCCTCTTGATTCTTCAGCTcttatttatattcatatttttttttaaattctttttacATTGACAAGCCTTCAGCTCCCAACTCCTCACACCTGCAgagaaataaaacagtaaaactgaCTGCTTATAGAGCAACATTTAAATCATGCAATGCCTATTAGATGCTTGCGTAAAAATAGGGATGCAAACACATCaggggtgaaaaaggtgagGAGAAAAAAGCGAGACATCCCATACCCCCACCCgaaaaaaactatatttatattatagctatatttaatattcatattgACTTATGAGTTGAGTATGTGCGCTAAAGCTGCGCAGATTACATAAACTTCGCTAGCATATTGAGTGAACGTAATTTGTGAAACAACCTGCCAAATTGCCTAGCATATTGATTTGACATTGTTACCCTCCACAGATGGCTTTTACCCGCATTTTACAGGTCTTTATTTCAAACCCTGTCATTATAAAATTGCACAgaacattgtgtgtgtgtaaaagcaaACCGTTTCATTACGTTATGCCAATAAAGTATTGTAGAGTTCAACTAAAGTTGTATTCATTGGCAAAATGACAATGTTATTAGTGTTATACAAATTGTATTTGgaataataaaaagtataataatgataatgaaacGGTTTTCATGATTTCATTCACTGTAACCCTGTCCAAAGACTTCTATTCTTCTATTCATCTTGAGCGGTTTTGGTCAGTACTTCAACTTAAGCTTATTTTCAgttcaaaatgtttaattttcatTGAAGTTTTTCCATCTTATATATTTCGATATTTCagatttatatttaattgttttcgttaaaataaacagaattaaaaatatacaGCAAAAACATTTTGTACACTTACTGGTCATTAAAGAGAATTGAAaaatatatagtgtatatatgttatatatgtatAGTGTATATGAATATAATTATACACTACACTTtgttataaacataaatataacattaattttaaaattcaaacTAAACCTACTGTATTTAATCACTTAATTCCAAATTTTTGCCATCTAAAAGCAAGTGCAAATAAACAATAACAGTCCAAAACTGCTCAGTTTCTCAAAAAGATTTACTAGTTGCAAACAATAAAGtaacaatttaatattttactgaAAGGCAATTTTGGGGGCAAtgacacaaatatatttaactttttatttaatttattttaccaATAAATCTATGTGTATCAAAGAATTACTGATTTTTCCTCACAGATGTGACCATTGACAAGTATTGTTACCATGACTTATTTGAACTTATTAGAAACTTTAATAACAGACACTACAAATTTTATTATACACCAAATAAGGCAGTTAATTATGTGCATGCATGAATGGACATTTATCATGGAcacatttaagaaaaacaatAGGAATGAAACAGCTCTGGACGTGAAATTATTTAGACAAAActtgtaaaaatgtgcacattaAATCAAGTCAGTCTGCACTTCCATTATAGCTGAAAACTGTAAAAACGTCAAGAACTTTTACTGGTGggattaaatgaattaaatgacatttattaGAAGCCAAAAGAGGACTACACAGAACTCATGTTATAGTTTAACAGCCAAAAACCTTCCGTGACAACTTTCCAAACTATAATCATAACTCCAAAAGCATGAGTCCAGCTTAACGCGACAAAACACTCGTCGCGATGTTATGCAACACGGTTGAGACCGAGATATGTTTCTAATGAAGGTTAAGAAGTAATCTATTATAATCAGCGAAATAAGTCTGAGACGTTTTAAGAAAACCAAGAGCAGGAAACGCAGCTGTAACGTCTCAAATATGCTCGCGTTGCGTCCTCGCTGCAGGCCTTCACTACGAGCCCTCCAACCATCTGATACAGAGCGATTAGCTCCAACCACATAGATGTGCGATTACCACTAAAACATGATTTCACGTAACGTTACCAATGCACAAAGCACGCTACCCACTGATAAGCTGAAAATGATTTAGCACGCACCTTTTCTGCGAGCCTGCTGGCCAGCTAGGCTAAACTAGCCAgccactgttttctccagagttAGATCTTCTTTAAAGAACTCACTCTTTTTGCACGCACGTGCTCCGCAGTAACCGATGGTTTGAACTGGTATGTCTCCGTTTTGATCACTTGTCTTGTGTGAGTTTCAATGTTGAATTgaatatctatttttttttcccgtATCTGCAACGGTCGCAATGAGTTTTTCTGTCTCGCTCGGTCGTcttgttgtttgtgttttacAAAAATGGCTGTTGGACATGAACCACATGAGAATTTCATCCAATGAACCGCGaagctcttcttcttctttttgatCGACGGAGGATAGAGAACTAAAATAGCGCATTACTGCCATCCACTGCTAGCGGGCTGCAGAATCACTGGATTGtatgttcttttctttttcgttttgtttacataataataataataataaattattattattattattattattattatttattattgtatttttataattagTACTATTAATTAGTACTGGCTTTTGCTGGTATGTTGTATGACTTGTTTTATTtgcaaaagtttttttatttacaaaactacgataaggataaaaaaaaaatacaacatttgagAACAACAAGTTGAGGATTATATAAAgggaaataaattaatttaaaaaatgtgggaTGTTTTTAAAGCCTTTTAATTGGAGATTTTTTAAGTGATGATAGAATTTAAATTTAAGCTGTTTTGCTGTATGGGATTTTTTTAATACCTGCTGAACTCGGAACTGCTTACTGTACCGCtcttacttttttttccttttttttttaaccatattTCTGAGGCTGCCATATCCTCCTGGGACTCAGGAATAGACTttagtcctctgtagtggacattatattttaatgatttctcTGACAACATACATGTCACAGTTTGGATGTCTGgatgtcctgtaaagagcacattcaggACTTTGCAGAGATATCACATTTTTAGAGGTTTCCATATGACAACAACAACTCCTTGGTCTTTAAATATGActgaaaaattaaattaattaattaaaattaattagcactcttatggaaatatgataatattttgtaaatataatttaaatcgaattaattttcaaattgtaaatcaacatctcaggaaaatgttataggtttataatcaaaatatgactttctgttacGAAACAGGGacattgatttcatacatgtccactgtagaggacaccaggacttaaatcatgtttatcaggcattttgggagaaacaacaagtgaatagggaaataaattatatatcaatatccccccccccccccccttaatactaattattaaatattattatgaaaatgttgacaattattattcccattattacacttcttttttcattgcatgttgctccaagaacacattaataAGCAAATTAGATACGGTGTATAGATGCATTGTATTGAATAGGAAAACCCATGTATGACTATTTTACCCACATActgcataaagtaaaatggCATATCGATTCATTCTGTTCTatctttcataacatagttgagaatcgtctttaaacaaagtttggttaaatcctgaagcctaaaaattgattggtgattaaaaaaaaatcccattgtttttgcctatacatatattttcatgtcgttttattttatagtcctggtgtccactacagaggatatagcataacatatgaataaaatataagtaaaaaaaaaaaatccatttgtTTCTTATGTTCTAAACAATGTAATggcgtgaaaaaaaaaatactaaattaaaaaaaaaaaacattctgggTCTAGGGGGATAAAATGCAAATGGCAAATAGTTGCAAGATCTGAAGCAGCGCCACGCGCTGGTGAGAAAGTGCAACTGCATGAATGTAGCGTCATTCAGGTGAGCGGCGAGCAGTTATTTGACTATCAATGCAGTATGGAAAATGAGCACGACGGGACACTTTCTAAGGGGTTATTCAAAGTGTCTTTCTAATGAGAGCGGTGTTTCTTTTCAATGTAATGGATCACCGGACAGTTTTTCAGGTGTTTCTCTACTTTCTGCTCGTGACTGTGCGCTCAGAAGTGCAGAAAGATTTTTCAGAAGAATGCCGTGAATTCATGTATATGGGCACCGCCCCACGGGGTCTGGAGAACCGGTCACTTAAAAAGATCTGTCAGCGTTATAACGGTAAGCCTCGGTATGTCACTCTGTACGATGTGGTGGATCACATCCCGGTGTATTCTGCGTACACTTTCAAACGCTCCGACGGCTTCAAGAAGGTTGACGTTCCTTGGATGTACGAGCCTCAGGTAATCAGCAGTTGGGTTCccaacttttagttttaatataaTCTTCTTTGGTTCAAGTTTTAATCGCTGCAATTAATAGCTTTGTTGTCTCAATGCATAAAAAAGGCACAATGTAGATTTTGAGCACCCTGCTGAAATAAACGCAAACCAGCCTAAACTGGTTCTTCTAGTCTTATCTGGGCTCCCAGCCTGGTCTGTTGGCTGGTTTTGGGTACTATTCTGGTGGTCAGACTGCCGGACAGCTAAATCAGTAGAATACCATCTTAGCCAAGATGTAAGACCAATTTAAACCAGCCCAAGATGGttgctggttttagctggtttAAACTGGTCTCACTCACACCTTGGCTAAGATGGTTTTCAGCTGATTTAGCTGTTTGTACCAGTAGGATATGATGATTCTTAGCTAGTTTAAGATGGTCTCCCAACCTGACCCAATGAAAAGTAACCAAAACTTCAAACACCAATCAAACAATCTTAGGGTGGTtgtagatatttttaaatacataattttttcTTCTACATATATATTCACTTGTTTCCCTAATCACACAGCTCTCCACAACAGCAGACTCTGGTGAGATGCAGCCATTCCCTCAGAATGTCCACGGAAGTTTTTCAGACGCCCAGGCCGTTTTGGAAGACTACTCGGACACCGTTGAATTCGAGCGAGGCCATTTGAACCCCGACGAGCATCAGGCTCACCCCGATGACAAGGCGGCCACATACACCCTCACCAATGTTGTCCCGCAGGTCCGCGAGTTCAACATTGGCCACTGGAAACAGCACGAGCACATCATCCGGCGTCGACTCAACAACTACTGCCGAGGTACGGCATACATAGTCACGGGGGTCACCACATCTGGCAGGATGATCCGTAGATACAACATCGACCGAGTGGCCGTTCCTACCTACCTGTGGTCGGCATACTGCTGCGTAGACTTCGATCGCAATGCCCCATTTGACGAACGCTCCAAATTCCCGGCGTTCGCATCCCATGGCCTCAACGAGAAAGGAGGAGCGGAGGTCGTAGAGATGACTGTGCAGCAACTGGAAGATTTTTTGAAGAGGAACACCTTTGTGGACAAGAGGTTTCAGATTTTCTTTGAGAATTGTGAGCCTAACAATGTCATTATGAAAGGCCAGACTTAGGAGTCTTCATCTCACATGTCTATCCTATTGATATCTAGATTCATAATTTTGTCTTCAGCTGTTAGAATTGTGTTCTGTTGAATAAATATTCTGCCGTACACTCTTAAAGTTCCAATTAGAATTAGAATAATGGTTTTACAACCTAATAGCAGTTCCACAGAAAAACATTCTTAGTTCTTTAGAAAAGCACTGATGCATCTACAGTACAATACccttcaaatgtttggggtcagtaagatttttgaaaGATGTCAATTATGtgcaccaaggttgcatttatttgatcaataataCTGTAAAAACCGGTATCGTCATTTCTCTATTTTAATCTGTAGCGTACCATCACTTTTTCTTGTGTATCGCCACATCTCACATGTTGCCGATActctgactccaaacttttggatgGTAGTGTTTGTGCTTTAAAGAACCCAGAAACCAATACACTGATATGAAGAACCCATAATGTAGTTTGAAGAAATCTGGTGTTGCAAAAAACCACTGAAGAACCTTAAGTATGTCCTCTAGAAAACCTAACCATCAAGCCCTGAAAAATATGGCCTTAGATGCATTTTACTTAACTGTGTATGATTGcaggcaaaaaacaaacaaacaaaaaaacattggatataacactttaatttttgtcctttttttttttttaagggtaAAATCTGTATCCATTTCTTTTAGCCTTGACTGGTAGAATTTTGGTAGAGTTttcagtttcaaaaatattttatattttcaaattaaGAATATTTATCCACAAGAGGACAGAAAACAGTGATAAAATGAGAGAGATTTAATGAATATAATCATCTGGGTCCTCAGGAGTTTTATTAAGTCCATGAACTTCTTTATGAAACTGTAACAACTAATCTTTTCTCACTTGGTAAGCATGTTTACTGCAATTTATCTGAATGCTGTAACCCTT
The nucleotide sequence above comes from Chanodichthys erythropterus isolate Z2021 chromosome 10, ASM2448905v1, whole genome shotgun sequence. Encoded proteins:
- the gigyf1b gene encoding GRB10-interacting GYF protein 1 isoform X1, with product MTAETLNFGPEWLRALSRGGSVTSPPPSPAMPKSKLADYRYGREEMLALYVKDNKIPEDMQDKEFAAILQDEPQQPLALVPLTEEEQRNFSMSVNSVAVLRLMGKGGGAVPTGVARGRGSTRGGRGRGRGEGGFYQRSVDEDVGFGRGREMHRSQSWDDRGERRFEKPLRREGGRGGFEEGGAGGRKEYARSDSDNWRTLREEQEDDDAAEPGGSWRIAGSRREDGGPRSAGWRDHSSGEGRRRKFDFDFRDGEGGRRRAGSEGGEEERDGLPEWCTDEEEGEMGTFDSSGAFMCIKKNSRDAIPEDQELEFEALEEEEEGGQEKTDSPADKSEECEATAVCDGDRKSSSPHAVSAPAPVHPSEQETPKPIVPPPSKPAPQPSEAPAVGTTPQTQSTSPPSTTGNDLPTVGGDTEEEDGMKHLQQEAEKMVASLQDTSLEEECFTQALQESHINAAHTHSHPNTHTLSHSTPHTLPHSASALPLSHESAMKWFYKDPQGEIQGPFTTVEMCEWFQAGYFTMNLLVKRGCDEGFQPLGEVIKMWGRVPFSPGPSPPPLLGNMDQELLKKQLEQAATAALYQQLQMRFQHINRCGETGMPAMNRSMSVPDTGPLWDMPTSVSQQSGGETSLWDLTMSNSAQGPTLEHLQKIQERREAELRVKREEEERKRREEKRRQQEEQKRREEEELYRRKQQCRQQQELIMKFLQQSQQQSVSGGAGWSGSQAGALSLGKATGKSMGLLELEAERLHKQQQQRAQQQQRHGGLTMGQWNDGPAGMWSGASMEGKVGGGNPAMGMWDEAMKNQASHRNIGLKNSRSSPSLSDQYMLNRRKRTDDEERLLKLLQGMKPQDGFTTWCEQMLHALNTSANNSSSLDVPTIVAYLKEVESPYEVHDFIRIYLGDTIEAKEFAKQFLERRAKQKANHQRQQQQLSKEVSGLNMNFPLQSMFQAAHINKGGSLYDTQGGKAKKKPSMMLPSDPSILGYSFLGGGELEQVEDY
- the gigyf1b gene encoding GRB10-interacting GYF protein 1 isoform X2 — its product is MTAETLNFGPEWLRALSRGGSVTSPPPSPAMPKSKLADYRYGREEMLALYVKDNKIPEDMQDKEFAAILQDEPQQPLALVPLTEEEQRNFSMSVNSVAVLRLMGKGGGAVPTGRGRGEGGFYQRSVDEDVGFGRGREMHRSQSWDDRGERRFEKPLRREGGRGGFEEGGAGGRKEYARSDSDNWRTLREEQEDDDAAEPGGSWRIAGSRREDGGPRSAGWRDHSSGEGRRRKFDFDFRDGEGGRRRAGSEGGEEERDGLPEWCTDEEEGEMGTFDSSGAFMCIKKNSRDAIPEDQELEFEALEEEEEGGQEKTDSPADKSEECEATAVCDGDRKSSSPHAVSAPAPVHPSEQETPKPIVPPPSKPAPQPSEAPAVGTTPQTQSTSPPSTTGNDLPTVGGDTEEEDGMKHLQQEAEKMVASLQDTSLEEECFTQALQESHINAAHTHSHPNTHTLSHSTPHTLPHSASALPLSHESAMKWFYKDPQGEIQGPFTTVEMCEWFQAGYFTMNLLVKRGCDEGFQPLGEVIKMWGRVPFSPGPSPPPLLGNMDQELLKKQLEQAATAALYQQLQMRFQHINRCGETGMPAMNRSMSVPDTGPLWDMPTSVSQQSGGETSLWDLTMSNSAQGPTLEHLQKIQERREAELRVKREEEERKRREEKRRQQEEQKRREEEELYRRKQQCRQQQELIMKFLQQSQQQSVSGGAGWSGSQAGALSLGKATGKSMGLLELEAERLHKQQQQRAQQQQRHGGLTMGQWNDGPAGMWSGASMEGKVGGGNPAMGMWDEAMKNQASHRNIGLKNSRSSPSLSDQYMLNRRKRTDDEERLLKLLQGMKPQDGFTTWCEQMLHALNTSANNSSSLDVPTIVAYLKEVESPYEVHDFIRIYLGDTIEAKEFAKQFLERRAKQKANHQRQQQQLSKEVSGLNMNFPLQSMFQAAHINKGGSLYDTQGGKAKKKPSMMLPSDPSILGYSFLGGGELEQVEDY
- the zgc:172339 gene encoding endonuclease domain-containing 1 protein; the encoded protein is MRAVFLFNVMDHRTVFQVFLYFLLVTVRSEVQKDFSEECREFMYMGTAPRGLENRSLKKICQRYNGKPRYVTLYDVVDHIPVYSAYTFKRSDGFKKVDVPWMYEPQLSTTADSGEMQPFPQNVHGSFSDAQAVLEDYSDTVEFERGHLNPDEHQAHPDDKAATYTLTNVVPQVREFNIGHWKQHEHIIRRRLNNYCRGTAYIVTGVTTSGRMIRRYNIDRVAVPTYLWSAYCCVDFDRNAPFDERSKFPAFASHGLNEKGGAEVVEMTVQQLEDFLKRNTFVDKRFQIFFENCEPNNVIMKGQT